A genomic segment from Hippoglossus stenolepis isolate QCI-W04-F060 chromosome 3, HSTE1.2, whole genome shotgun sequence encodes:
- the LOC118104514 gene encoding mitochondrial RNA pseudouridine synthase rpusd4: MNSCRRIARTGDWSSGVKTLLTPFRSRTNCRRDPGPASFLTRGQATAVGEKPRLTAADLARKVQQERKTPPAAEAPVSAQQKRVEELKRFSLQLQNVHPNVLAKHLLRSVLYQDKDVVVISKPHGVPFRDDSRVTSISSVLPVLSKMMDGMKVRSDSQLLPCLGLEKEMTGVILLARNKEAAEHILNLHRNNQVTRKYWVITVGVPVPSEGLIDIPIIERGVAGPRPHYKMALSPLFKMNDAGDGVTKVRAHRQAHPAVTRYRVLDSSGGCSLVELQPLTGAKHQMRVHMALAVACPILGDHKYSHLDKLAPQKLPERVLGKLGLEQSKIRHLPLYLHARQLTLPQVSQADVDVSCPLPKYFTQTLKRLHLSLPDKKEDQ, translated from the exons ATGAACAGCTGTAGAAGAATAGCCCGGACCGGTGACTGGAGCTCCGGAGTGAAAACCCTCCTGACCCCGTTCAGATCGCGGACAAACTGCCGCCGGGACCCGGGGCCAGCGTCCTTCCTCACCCGGGGCCAGGCCACCGCCGTGGGGGAGAAGCCTCGCCTGACAGCCGCTGACCTGGCCCGGAAGGtccagcaggagaggaagacgCCGCCGGCCGCCGAGGCTCCGGTGTCCGCTCAGCAGAAgagggtggaggagctgaagcgATTCAGTCTGCAGCTTCAAAACGTTCACCCTAACGTGCTGGCCAAACACCTGCTCAGAAGCGTGCTGTACCAGGATAAAGATGTAGTGGTCATCAGTAAACCACATGGAGTTCCTTTCAGAG ATGACTCCAGGGTCACGTCCATTTCATCTGTGCTTCCTGTCCTCTCCAAAATGATGGACGGGATGAAGGTGAGGTCTGACTCGCAGCTGCTCCCCTGTCTGGGCCTGGAGAAGGAGATGACAGGAGTTATCCTACTGGCCAGGAATAAAGAGGCAGCAGAGCACATACTCAACCTGCACAGAAACAACCAAGTGACAAGAAAATACtg GGTCATCACAGTGGGGGTTCCTGTGCCGTCTGAAGGACTGATTGATATTCCCATCATAGAGCGAGGAGTCGCAGGCCCTCGGCCGCACTACAAG atGGCGTTAAGTCctcttttcaaaatgaatgatGCAGGTGATGGTGTAACCAAAGTGCGAGCTCATAGACAAGCTCATCCTGCCGTGACCAGGTACAGAGTCCTGGACAGCAGCGGTGGCTGCAGCCTCGTGGAGCTTCAGCCTTTAACCG GAGCGAAACACCAGATGAGGGTTCACATGGCCTTAGCTGTGGCTTGTCCTATTCTCGGCGACCATAAATATTCCCACTTGGATAAACTGGCACCCCAG AAATTACCGGAACGTGTTTTGGGAAAGCTTGGCCTGGAACAGAGCAAGATCCGGCATCTTCCTCTTTATTTGCACGCTCGACAGCTGACACTGCCACAAGTTAGTCAAGCAGACGTCGACGTGTCCTGTCCGCTGCCTAAatacttcacacaaacactgaagcGACTGCATTTAAGTCTTCCCGACAAAAAGGAAGATCAATAA